A section of the Dermacoccus nishinomiyaensis genome encodes:
- a CDS encoding cobalamin B12-binding domain-containing protein: MDLQTNDILTAEVGRRIFDAVLTLDEDALRAEFARARDEHGVDALVADVLVPALHHVGVMWSAGKLSVMHEHHASNIVRSVVSEFRGEAVRTESERDARPRVVLTCPPGELHDLPNHLFSSMLVERGWAPLVLGANTPWAATSAAVRATSARACVISGMKATSFAARRSELTVMARSTPVYVAGPGATLAGAPGVVALGDDWREAADIVTGRLAAPLVDPARVPRSA; the protein is encoded by the coding sequence ATGGATCTGCAGACGAACGACATCCTCACGGCCGAGGTGGGCCGGCGCATCTTCGACGCCGTCCTCACCCTCGACGAGGATGCGCTGCGCGCCGAGTTCGCTCGTGCTCGCGACGAACACGGCGTCGATGCCCTCGTCGCCGACGTCCTTGTGCCCGCGCTGCACCACGTCGGCGTCATGTGGTCGGCCGGCAAACTCAGCGTCATGCACGAGCACCACGCGTCGAACATCGTCCGCTCCGTCGTCTCGGAGTTCAGAGGCGAGGCGGTTCGCACCGAGTCAGAGCGCGACGCGCGCCCCCGCGTCGTCCTGACGTGCCCGCCCGGCGAACTGCACGACCTGCCCAACCACCTGTTCTCGTCGATGCTCGTCGAACGTGGCTGGGCGCCGCTCGTGCTCGGCGCCAACACCCCGTGGGCCGCGACGAGTGCCGCCGTGCGCGCCACCAGCGCGCGGGCGTGCGTCATCTCGGGGATGAAGGCGACGTCGTTCGCGGCCCGCCGTTCGGAGCTGACGGTCATGGCGCGTTCGACACCCGTCTACGTCGCCGGCCCCGGCGCGACCCTCGCGGGCGCGCCCGGCGTCGTCGCCCTCGGGGACGACTGGCGCGAGGCCGCCGACATCGTGACGGGCCGACTCGCTGCGCCTCTCGTCGACCCGGCGCGGGTACCTCGCTCGGCCTGA
- a CDS encoding alpha/beta fold hydrolase, producing the protein MNFVEHGSGTPIVLLHGFDADHRLVLPLESAFTAGAAREDVATTGWRRLYPDLPGFGSTPIGDAASTDDVVERVLAFVDEQIGDASFAILGDSFGGMVARAVAHRRREQVLGLGLLAAVFVADSDARKTPEQTVLRRDDDAVAQVGDKADDYTAVAVVQSDDTARHFLEFAAPGAELADKDAMKKLTENYELGEQPEDEAPFEKPTLILTGRQDHLVGFGDALRHLEHYPRATFATLDGAGHNVHFERSDLVSALVADWLTRMRDLPA; encoded by the coding sequence ATGAACTTCGTCGAACACGGCTCCGGTACCCCCATCGTGCTGCTTCACGGCTTCGACGCCGACCACCGGCTCGTGCTGCCGTTGGAGTCGGCCTTCACCGCGGGTGCGGCGCGCGAGGACGTCGCGACGACGGGCTGGCGTCGTCTCTATCCCGATCTGCCGGGCTTCGGCAGCACCCCGATCGGTGACGCAGCGAGCACCGACGACGTCGTCGAGCGTGTGCTTGCGTTCGTCGACGAGCAGATCGGTGACGCATCGTTCGCCATCCTCGGTGACTCGTTCGGCGGGATGGTCGCCCGCGCTGTCGCGCACCGCCGTCGCGAGCAGGTGCTCGGGTTGGGCCTGCTCGCGGCGGTATTCGTCGCGGACTCCGATGCCCGTAAGACGCCGGAGCAGACGGTGCTGCGACGCGATGACGACGCCGTCGCCCAGGTCGGGGACAAGGCCGACGACTACACGGCCGTCGCCGTGGTGCAGAGCGACGACACAGCCCGTCACTTCCTCGAGTTCGCCGCGCCCGGAGCCGAACTGGCTGACAAGGACGCGATGAAGAAGCTGACGGAGAACTACGAGCTGGGCGAGCAGCCCGAGGACGAGGCGCCCTTCGAGAAACCGACGCTCATCCTCACCGGCCGCCAGGACCACCTCGTCGGCTTCGGCGACGCGCTGCGCCACCTCGAGCACTACCCGCGCGCCACGTTCGCGACGCTCGACGGCGCCGGCCACAACGTTCACTTCGAGCGCTCCGACCTCGTCAGCGCCCTCGTCGCCGACTGGCTCACCCGCATGCGCGACCTGCCCGCCTGA
- a CDS encoding FkbM family methyltransferase, with product MSALRELMQPSRLTEVVDIGANPLVDTPPYLPMLRDGLCRVTGFEPQPDALARLERAAGPHERYLPAAIGDGERHTLHVCAESGFTSLFEPDAPQLDLLTDFPRLAEVVDRVDVDTTRLDDITEIELLDHLKIDVQGAELMIFRNGRERLRTATSIQLEVNFHRLYVDQPTFADVDVELRAQGFVPQAFVATKTWPLAPVQWAGRDAPTDEAHARQLVEADMLYVRDLARLDDAETVDDEALKHLALVMHHMYDQHGVALLALRELIRRGALDPSAEAAYRSHPV from the coding sequence ATGTCCGCTCTACGGGAACTAATGCAGCCGAGCCGCCTCACCGAGGTCGTCGACATCGGCGCGAACCCCCTGGTCGACACCCCGCCCTATCTGCCGATGCTGCGCGACGGTCTGTGCCGCGTCACCGGATTCGAGCCGCAACCCGACGCCCTCGCGCGTCTCGAGCGCGCCGCCGGGCCGCACGAGCGCTACCTGCCTGCGGCCATCGGTGACGGCGAGCGTCACACCCTGCACGTGTGCGCCGAATCGGGATTCACGAGCCTGTTCGAACCGGACGCCCCGCAACTCGACCTGCTCACCGACTTCCCGCGGCTCGCCGAGGTCGTCGACCGCGTCGACGTCGACACGACCCGCCTCGACGACATCACCGAGATCGAGTTGCTCGACCACCTCAAGATCGACGTGCAGGGCGCCGAGCTGATGATCTTCCGAAACGGCCGCGAGCGCCTGCGCACGGCGACGAGCATCCAGCTCGAGGTGAACTTTCACCGTCTCTACGTCGATCAGCCGACGTTCGCCGATGTCGACGTCGAGCTGCGCGCGCAGGGATTCGTGCCACAGGCGTTCGTCGCGACGAAGACCTGGCCGCTCGCGCCGGTGCAGTGGGCTGGTCGCGACGCGCCGACCGACGAGGCGCACGCACGTCAGCTCGTCGAGGCCGACATGCTCTACGTGCGCGATCTCGCCCGCCTCGACGACGCCGAGACCGTCGACGACGAGGCACTCAAGCACCTCGCGCTCGTCATGCATCACATGTACGACCAGCACGGCGTCGCGCTGCTCGCTCTGCGCGAACTCATCCGTCGCGGAGCGCTCGACCCGTCAGCCGAGGCTGCCTACCGCAGCCACCCGGTCTGA
- a CDS encoding DUF1648 domain-containing protein, with translation MTQTSRWDTGFPDPEQLRETARQARQLPTEPMSRGVRVIVGGAVAVWLVTVLVVYSTLPERVPTHWDGSKPDDWSSRAGALVAFVVGPIAIGAVLRLVTSLVLRWPQGINAPNKEYWLQTPQRLRHFERLVREDLMLIGALTTLLFAAISVMTGVAAHREGGELPGVFFSVIMIAFMAGILGLVVRMLLGRRYQPSDEAV, from the coding sequence GTGACGCAGACCTCCCGCTGGGACACCGGCTTTCCCGACCCCGAGCAACTGCGCGAGACGGCCCGTCAGGCGCGTCAGCTGCCGACCGAACCGATGAGCCGGGGCGTGCGCGTGATCGTCGGTGGGGCCGTGGCCGTCTGGCTCGTCACTGTTCTCGTCGTCTATTCGACCCTGCCCGAACGCGTCCCGACGCACTGGGACGGCTCGAAACCCGACGACTGGTCGAGCCGCGCCGGGGCGCTCGTCGCGTTCGTCGTCGGCCCGATCGCCATCGGCGCCGTGCTGCGCCTCGTGACGTCGCTCGTCCTGCGCTGGCCGCAAGGCATCAACGCGCCGAACAAGGAGTACTGGCTGCAGACGCCGCAACGGCTGCGACACTTCGAACGGCTGGTTCGCGAGGACCTCATGCTCATCGGTGCTCTGACGACGCTGCTGTTCGCCGCGATCAGCGTGATGACGGGTGTCGCCGCGCATCGTGAAGGCGGGGAGCTGCCCGGGGTGTTCTTCTCGGTCATCATGATCGCGTTCATGGCAGGCATTCTGGGCCTCGTCGTGCGGATGCTGCTCGGCAGGCGCTATCAGCCGTCGGACGAGGCGGTGTGA
- a CDS encoding GNAT family N-acetyltransferase has product MNTDYELLDSAPDLETYLELRRISGLTPRTAEQGAPALTNSWAWVTVRHRASGDVVAMGRVIGDGGWYFMVADMATSPEHQRQGLGRAILTRLLARIEHDAPPGAYVTLMADAPGRPLYESLGFVETAPRSVGMRLERRRPQPSDNSST; this is encoded by the coding sequence GTGAACACCGACTACGAACTGCTCGATTCCGCACCGGATCTCGAGACCTACCTCGAGCTGCGACGAATCAGCGGCCTCACACCCCGCACCGCCGAACAGGGCGCGCCGGCCCTGACGAACTCGTGGGCATGGGTGACGGTTCGTCATCGCGCGAGCGGCGACGTCGTCGCGATGGGCCGCGTCATCGGTGACGGCGGGTGGTACTTCATGGTCGCCGACATGGCCACCTCGCCGGAGCATCAGCGTCAGGGCCTCGGGCGGGCGATCCTCACTCGGTTGCTCGCGCGCATCGAACACGACGCGCCGCCCGGTGCCTATGTGACGCTCATGGCCGACGCGCCGGGCCGGCCGTTGTACGAGAGCCTCGGCTTCGTCGAGACTGCGCCCCGCAGCGTCGGGATGCGTCTTGAGCGTCGGCGTCCTCAGCCGTCGGACAACTCATCAACCTGA
- a CDS encoding DUF2797 domain-containing protein: MPRPSIPRDTPFLAHSVSWTGGEPHLVISSPLETERRTLNLVGERLAFHVDPTGRFCTGVFIATGSSGGRHEPCDDARLATTGRQCERCSSRDESRFMHHAHRGGHVPEALGRYLAQPHWLYIATFADGAHKVGTASDARKRVRLDEQGAVRATYVARTDDGLAVRVLEDAVTEHVGVPQARHKTSKAAALTRALPETALDVAHADCVAAVEAHLRTRGLCARSMPHEAWQPPALHAAFFDAGRGIHPVYAHPVTGGSHCLTPVSLVGSVALVQVNAASEAEAEAEGAAGDAAEEAADSLMLVDLDALGGRRVTFDDAARSPESVAQHSLF; this comes from the coding sequence ATGCCTCGCCCCAGCATTCCTCGCGACACGCCGTTCCTCGCGCACTCCGTCTCCTGGACGGGTGGGGAGCCGCATCTCGTCATCTCGAGCCCCCTCGAGACCGAGCGACGAACGCTGAACCTGGTCGGTGAACGTCTCGCGTTCCACGTCGACCCGACGGGGCGATTCTGCACCGGCGTGTTCATCGCCACGGGGTCGAGCGGTGGCCGTCATGAGCCCTGCGACGACGCGCGTCTCGCCACCACGGGCCGTCAGTGCGAGCGGTGTTCGAGTCGCGACGAGTCGCGCTTCATGCACCACGCGCATCGCGGTGGCCATGTACCGGAGGCGCTCGGTCGCTACCTGGCGCAACCTCACTGGCTCTACATCGCGACGTTCGCGGACGGCGCGCACAAGGTCGGTACGGCGTCCGATGCGCGCAAGCGAGTTCGTCTCGACGAGCAAGGCGCGGTGCGGGCCACGTACGTCGCACGCACGGACGACGGGCTCGCCGTTCGAGTTCTCGAGGACGCCGTCACCGAGCACGTCGGTGTGCCCCAGGCGCGTCACAAGACGAGCAAGGCCGCCGCTCTCACCCGGGCGCTGCCCGAAACGGCGCTCGATGTCGCGCACGCCGACTGCGTCGCCGCCGTCGAGGCGCACCTGCGAACGCGCGGCCTCTGCGCGCGCTCGATGCCCCACGAGGCGTGGCAACCCCCGGCGCTGCACGCGGCTTTCTTCGACGCCGGCCGTGGCATCCACCCCGTCTACGCCCACCCCGTCACCGGCGGATCCCACTGCCTGACGCCCGTCAGCCTCGTCGGATCGGTCGCGCTGGTTCAGGTCAACGCTGCGTCCGAAGCCGAAGCCGAAGCCGAAGGCGCGGCCGGGGATGCGGCGGAAGAAGCGGCCGATTCGCTCATGCTCGTCGACCTCGACGCACTGGGCGGGCGCCGCGTCACGTTCGACGACGCCGCTCGCTCGCCGGAATCCGTCGCGCAGCACAGTCTGTTCTGA
- a CDS encoding Pr6Pr family membrane protein, with amino-acid sequence MTLRPGARAAFAFNAALAWIGFVLVCVLSATDQYAHVTPAAHEYGVHPGGFAGAISRLFDTLSYFTVWSNVIVAISCTLVAVAPHADTRWRRVVRLDALIMITVTAIVYALLLAPGSHPTGWDLVTNPWQHIAVPLVTVIVWLVWGPRGRIDRRTVASCFAIPGVWIVYMLVRGAVVDAYPYPFVNVDAHGCGSVAVTLVVILLFGLVLALAFWGIDHLLTRRASIRSRP; translated from the coding sequence ATGACGCTTCGACCCGGCGCCCGTGCGGCGTTCGCCTTCAACGCCGCGCTCGCCTGGATCGGGTTCGTCCTCGTCTGCGTGTTGTCGGCGACCGATCAGTACGCGCACGTGACGCCTGCTGCACACGAGTACGGCGTGCATCCCGGCGGTTTCGCAGGAGCGATCTCGCGGTTGTTCGACACGCTCAGCTACTTCACGGTCTGGTCGAACGTCATCGTCGCCATCAGTTGCACCCTCGTCGCGGTGGCGCCCCACGCCGACACGCGGTGGCGGCGCGTCGTCCGCCTCGACGCGCTCATCATGATCACCGTGACGGCCATCGTCTACGCGCTGCTGCTCGCGCCGGGGTCGCACCCCACCGGTTGGGACCTCGTGACGAACCCGTGGCAGCACATCGCCGTGCCGCTCGTCACCGTCATCGTGTGGCTCGTCTGGGGCCCGCGCGGCCGCATCGATCGGCGCACCGTCGCGTCGTGCTTCGCCATCCCCGGCGTGTGGATCGTCTACATGCTCGTGCGCGGCGCCGTCGTCGACGCCTACCCGTACCCATTCGTCAACGTCGACGCGCACGGGTGCGGCTCGGTGGCCGTGACGCTCGTCGTCATCCTGCTGTTCGGCCTCGTGCTGGCGCTCGCGTTCTGGGGCATCGACCATCTGCTGACACGTCGCGCGTCCATCCGCTCTCGGCCTTGA
- a CDS encoding purine-cytosine permease family protein: MSTASPTSHSPAQDAPDLLDTHDVPRTLDEGHAPRNLGLLDQLGMWANLGMSLLAFAGALVVLQPMGAPGMGVGAALSALVVGTLVGTAGVSAMALASSQQGQPAMVMLRGLFGGRLSYVPSVLNMVQLVGWGTFEMVTTAFAVKTLWDVPSWPVIGVIGLVTITLAIYPLHWVKVLRKYVTVAVIVVLVYLATQLATRDLPAYHGHGWDGWMIAVDAIIGLCVSWVPVAGDYARHSTSHRAAVIGSYVGYSVTQIAVYCIGMVALVIAGGDGDKVFSIFLGITGGTLCFWVLTLREIDACFVDVYSPTVSAQNMLPRVDRRLISTALGVISMVLAWSIDIYGFATFLSLIGSVFAPLLGGFLVDYYAFGGRRRWNTSVDAPGRPLMLLPWLAGFAMYQLISPGELGWWSRMWHDIAGTLHFTAPSWMSASLTSFLTAVVLTAVVDGVTRRGAEANTTVQGVSR, encoded by the coding sequence GTGAGCACCGCTTCCCCCACGTCGCACTCCCCCGCGCAGGACGCCCCCGACCTGCTCGACACCCACGACGTCCCCCGCACCCTCGACGAGGGTCACGCGCCGCGCAACCTCGGCCTGCTCGACCAGCTCGGCATGTGGGCGAACCTCGGCATGAGCCTGCTCGCGTTCGCGGGCGCGCTCGTCGTACTGCAGCCGATGGGCGCGCCGGGCATGGGCGTCGGCGCGGCGCTCAGCGCACTCGTCGTCGGGACGCTCGTCGGCACAGCCGGCGTCTCGGCGATGGCGCTCGCGTCGTCGCAGCAGGGGCAGCCGGCGATGGTGATGCTGCGCGGCCTGTTCGGTGGGCGTCTGTCGTACGTGCCGAGCGTGCTCAACATGGTGCAGCTCGTCGGCTGGGGAACGTTCGAGATGGTGACGACGGCGTTCGCCGTCAAGACGCTCTGGGACGTGCCGAGCTGGCCCGTCATCGGCGTCATCGGGCTCGTGACGATCACGCTGGCGATCTACCCGTTGCACTGGGTCAAGGTGCTGCGCAAGTACGTGACGGTGGCGGTGATCGTCGTGCTCGTCTATCTCGCAACGCAATTGGCGACGCGTGACCTGCCCGCCTACCACGGCCACGGCTGGGACGGCTGGATGATCGCCGTCGATGCGATCATCGGGCTGTGCGTGTCGTGGGTGCCCGTCGCGGGCGACTACGCGCGCCACTCGACGTCGCACCGCGCCGCCGTCATCGGCAGCTATGTCGGGTACAGCGTCACGCAGATCGCGGTGTACTGCATCGGCATGGTGGCGCTCGTCATCGCCGGTGGTGACGGTGACAAGGTGTTCTCGATCTTCCTCGGCATCACCGGCGGCACACTGTGTTTCTGGGTGCTGACGCTGCGCGAGATCGACGCGTGCTTCGTCGACGTGTACTCGCCGACCGTGTCGGCGCAGAACATGCTGCCGCGCGTCGATCGTCGCCTCATCTCGACGGCGCTCGGCGTCATCTCGATGGTGCTCGCGTGGAGCATCGACATCTACGGTTTCGCAACGTTCCTCTCACTCATCGGCTCGGTTTTCGCGCCCCTGCTCGGGGGGTTCCTCGTCGACTACTACGCGTTCGGCGGGCGTCGGCGCTGGAACACGTCGGTCGACGCCCCGGGTCGCCCACTGATGCTGTTGCCGTGGCTCGCCGGGTTCGCGATGTACCAGCTCATCTCCCCGGGCGAACTCGGCTGGTGGTCACGGATGTGGCACGACATCGCGGGCACCCTGCACTTCACGGCACCGAGCTGGATGAGCGCGAGCCTGACGTCGTTCCTCACCGCGGTCGTGCTGACGGCTGTCGTCGACGGGGTGACGCGACGCGGCGCTGAGGCGAACACAACGGTCCAGGGCGTGTCCCGTTGA
- a CDS encoding CaiB/BaiF CoA transferase family protein, translating to MKPLEAVTVVELASLAPAPFGCMMLADLGAHVTRVERPGSGALDVPTAALDRGKTTIVADLKTPDGLAAVRELASAADVFVEAYRPGVAERLGVGPDDLLALNPRLVYVRMTGWGQRGPLAQTAGHDINYLALSGMLHPLARPGERPNPPTNVLADFAGGGMLLANGVLAALVARATTGRGQVLDVAMVDGASLYSTFLRGLHAVGLWGGEPGTNLLDGGAPFYDTYTCADGRHVAVGALEPQFFAALVDGLGLDATTLPAQTDATGWSRWREVLTATFATKTRDEWAQLFDGTDACVTPVLTPWEAPHHPHAVGREAFVDVDGVTMPAPAPRFGGSD from the coding sequence ATGAAACCCCTCGAGGCAGTGACGGTCGTCGAACTCGCGAGCCTGGCGCCCGCACCGTTCGGCTGCATGATGCTCGCCGATCTCGGCGCTCACGTGACCCGTGTCGAACGTCCAGGTTCGGGTGCGCTCGACGTTCCGACGGCGGCGCTCGATCGGGGCAAGACGACGATCGTGGCTGACCTCAAGACGCCTGACGGACTCGCCGCCGTCCGCGAACTCGCCTCAGCGGCAGACGTTTTCGTCGAGGCCTACCGTCCCGGGGTCGCCGAGCGCCTCGGCGTTGGCCCCGACGACCTGCTCGCTCTCAACCCGCGACTCGTCTACGTGCGCATGACGGGGTGGGGTCAGCGCGGCCCGCTCGCGCAGACGGCGGGGCACGACATCAACTACCTCGCGTTGTCGGGCATGCTGCACCCGCTCGCGCGACCCGGTGAGCGTCCGAATCCGCCGACGAACGTGCTCGCCGACTTCGCCGGTGGTGGCATGCTGCTTGCCAATGGCGTCCTCGCGGCCCTCGTCGCACGGGCGACGACGGGTCGGGGGCAGGTGCTCGACGTCGCGATGGTCGACGGCGCGTCGCTGTACTCGACGTTCCTGCGCGGCCTGCACGCCGTGGGGTTGTGGGGCGGCGAACCCGGCACGAACCTGCTCGACGGCGGCGCACCGTTCTACGACACGTACACGTGTGCGGACGGCCGGCACGTCGCCGTCGGAGCGCTCGAACCACAGTTCTTCGCGGCCCTCGTCGACGGGCTCGGCCTCGACGCCACGACGCTGCCCGCGCAGACCGACGCCACGGGATGGTCGCGCTGGCGTGAGGTGCTGACGGCGACGTTCGCGACGAAGACGCGTGACGAGTGGGCGCAGCTGTTCGACGGCACCGATGCGTGCGTCACGCCCGTCCTCACACCCTGGGAAGCACCGCATCACCCGCATGCCGTGGGGCGCGAGGCGTTCGTCGACGTCGACGGCGTGACGATGCCCGCTCCCGCGCCGCGGTTCGGTGGAAGCGACTGA
- a CDS encoding FAD-dependent monooxygenase, whose product MVVRRVAVVGGGVAGLTLAAALDPARFDVTVHEAQPDRRTGAALGLWPDALRALAELGVQLGGGHGVSGAAPGRARGVGVSSGVGVVRRCERVDLHTMTGRRLLRAPAPPVAQVRREHLMVALRAVAPAPVAHRVDDPRELDADVVVGADGVRSRVRGIVDPRRAERRATPWVTLRGIAPALEGLDGTNPFAREFWGAGRLFGDAPVSGGRYWFTAHAMASAQGDTSDHGVGVMRGAYAPEQLDVMAVVDEARRRFAGAAPTVRAALAAADDTTVATRLWVAPPMRRYVQGRFVVIGDAAHGSLPNLARGASDAIIDAVTLARVLNADGGLGRWQRRRWPVTQAARLGASAVMAVATGWG is encoded by the coding sequence ATGGTGGTTCGTCGCGTGGCCGTCGTCGGCGGTGGAGTCGCAGGACTGACCTTGGCCGCGGCGCTCGACCCGGCGCGTTTCGACGTCACCGTCCATGAGGCGCAACCCGATCGTCGGACGGGCGCGGCCCTCGGGTTGTGGCCTGACGCTCTGCGCGCGCTTGCAGAGCTGGGGGTGCAGCTCGGCGGCGGGCACGGTGTGAGCGGCGCTGCGCCCGGTAGGGCCCGCGGAGTCGGTGTGTCATCTGGAGTTGGAGTGGTTCGCAGGTGCGAGCGAGTCGACCTGCACACGATGACGGGGCGACGGCTGTTGCGGGCGCCCGCGCCACCCGTCGCGCAGGTTCGGCGCGAGCATCTCATGGTGGCGTTGCGGGCGGTGGCGCCCGCGCCCGTCGCGCATCGCGTCGACGATCCTCGCGAACTGGACGCCGACGTCGTCGTCGGTGCCGACGGCGTGCGCTCGCGGGTGAGGGGCATCGTCGACCCTCGGCGTGCCGAACGACGTGCGACGCCCTGGGTTACGTTGCGCGGTATCGCGCCCGCGCTCGAGGGTCTCGACGGAACGAACCCGTTTGCACGCGAGTTCTGGGGTGCGGGAAGGCTTTTCGGCGACGCTCCGGTGAGCGGTGGCAGGTATTGGTTCACCGCGCACGCGATGGCGTCGGCGCAGGGCGACACGTCCGATCACGGGGTCGGCGTGATGCGTGGGGCGTATGCGCCGGAGCAGCTCGACGTCATGGCGGTCGTCGACGAGGCGAGACGACGTTTCGCGGGTGCGGCACCCACCGTCCGGGCAGCGCTGGCCGCAGCCGACGACACGACCGTCGCGACGCGGTTGTGGGTCGCCCCGCCGATGCGTCGCTATGTGCAGGGCCGCTTCGTCGTCATCGGTGACGCGGCGCACGGGTCGCTGCCGAACCTCGCGCGTGGCGCGAGCGACGCCATCATCGACGCAGTGACGCTCGCCCGGGTGCTGAACGCCGACGGCGGCCTGGGCCGCTGGCAGCGTCGGCGATGGCCGGTGACGCAGGCCGCGCGGCTGGGCGCGTCGGCCGTCATGGCCGTCGCGACGGGCTGGGGGTAG
- a CDS encoding NAD-dependent epimerase/dehydratase family protein, with translation MATSLLFGAGDLGTQIGFDLARAGDDVVALRRHADRVPEPLTGISCDLGAGVDAVRAALEPLTKRGGWERGPQRVVVCLTPDARDEEAYRATFVEATGTALAAIAALGWAPERALFVSSTAVCSSGGLVDENTPPAPQTPTARVLAGAEQLFLAALPASTRGIVVRPSGIYGPGREWFVNRVSEGDVGDPSRTTHRVHRDDLARAITHLLTMTAEPDALYLVTDDAPASAGEVATYLAERLDADADPSWRGEWSASRRLDNSRLRRTGFAFDFPTYREGYAAVLDGDGVRHS, from the coding sequence ATGGCTACTTCTCTCTTGTTCGGCGCCGGCGATCTGGGCACGCAGATCGGGTTCGACCTGGCGCGCGCGGGCGATGACGTCGTCGCGCTGCGACGCCACGCCGATCGCGTGCCCGAGCCGCTGACGGGCATCTCCTGCGACCTCGGCGCGGGCGTCGACGCGGTGCGCGCGGCGCTCGAACCGTTGACGAAGCGCGGCGGCTGGGAGCGTGGGCCGCAACGTGTCGTCGTCTGCCTCACGCCCGACGCGCGCGACGAGGAGGCCTATCGGGCGACGTTCGTCGAGGCCACGGGTACTGCGCTCGCGGCGATCGCCGCGCTGGGTTGGGCGCCCGAGCGGGCCCTGTTCGTGTCGTCGACGGCGGTCTGCTCGTCCGGCGGTCTCGTCGACGAGAACACGCCGCCCGCTCCGCAGACGCCGACGGCCCGTGTGCTCGCCGGGGCCGAACAGCTTTTTCTCGCAGCGCTTCCCGCGTCGACGCGGGGCATCGTCGTGCGCCCGAGCGGCATCTACGGCCCGGGTCGCGAATGGTTCGTCAACCGGGTGAGCGAGGGCGACGTCGGCGATCCGTCACGGACGACGCATCGCGTGCATCGTGACGATCTGGCGCGCGCGATCACGCACCTGCTGACGATGACGGCGGAGCCCGACGCGCTGTATCTCGTCACCGATGACGCGCCCGCGTCGGCGGGTGAGGTTGCCACGTACCTGGCCGAACGCCTGGATGCCGACGCCGACCCGTCGTGGCGCGGGGAGTGGAGTGCGAGCCGTCGACTCGACAACTCGCGACTGCGGCGCACGGGGTTCGCGTTCGACTTCCCGACGTATCGCGAGGGCTACGCCGCCGTGCTGGACGGCGACGGCGTGCGTCATTCGTGA
- a CDS encoding dihydrofolate reductase family protein — MRPIVITEFISLDGVVEAPGGGNHEHAGWTFEDVEFDPAAYEIKGREQQDAAALLLGRVSFEEFAPVWPSMDEFATYNALPKFVVSTSLTQDAVTASGWAYSHLLTTLDDVRKLRDGAHGDGSRFSDVTDGPVLVHGSPTLAVSLASAGLVDRYTLLTFPVILGGGKRLFADDGIKTRLTLVESQQFANGINLAVFDVAR, encoded by the coding sequence ATGCGCCCGATCGTCATCACCGAGTTCATCAGCCTCGACGGCGTCGTCGAAGCCCCCGGCGGGGGCAACCACGAGCACGCGGGCTGGACGTTCGAGGACGTCGAGTTCGACCCCGCCGCCTACGAGATCAAGGGCCGCGAACAACAGGACGCCGCAGCGCTCCTGCTCGGCCGCGTGAGCTTCGAGGAGTTCGCGCCCGTCTGGCCGTCGATGGACGAATTCGCGACCTACAACGCACTCCCCAAGTTCGTCGTGTCGACGTCACTGACGCAGGACGCCGTCACCGCCTCCGGGTGGGCATACTCGCACCTGCTGACAACGCTCGACGACGTGCGCAAGCTGCGCGACGGCGCCCACGGCGACGGTTCGCGCTTCAGCGACGTCACCGACGGCCCCGTCCTCGTCCACGGCTCGCCCACGCTCGCCGTCTCGCTCGCGAGCGCGGGCCTCGTCGACCGCTACACCCTCCTCACGTTCCCCGTCATCCTCGGCGGCGGCAAGCGGCTGTTCGCCGATGACGGCATCAAGACGCGCCTGACGCTCGTGGAGAGCCAGCAGTTCGCCAACGGCATCAACCTCGCGGTGTTCGACGTGGCACGCTGA